Proteins from a genomic interval of Nitrosomonas sp.:
- the fabZ gene encoding 3-hydroxyacyl-ACP dehydratase FabZ, with amino-acid sequence MDIHEILKYLPHRYPFILVDRVVELEIDKHIHAYKNVSINEPYFSGHFPHHPVMPGVLIVEALAQAAAILTIRSAGSSLDSNRVYYFVGIDAVRFKKPVIAGDQLVLKVSISRQIRGIWKYAAIAEVDGQIVTEAQLMCTARTL; translated from the coding sequence ATGGATATCCATGAAATCCTCAAGTATCTGCCACACCGTTACCCTTTTATCCTGGTGGATAGGGTGGTCGAACTCGAAATAGATAAACATATTCATGCCTATAAGAATGTATCGATCAATGAGCCTTACTTTAGCGGGCATTTCCCCCATCATCCGGTCATGCCGGGCGTGTTGATTGTTGAGGCACTGGCACAGGCAGCGGCAATTTTAACTATCCGAAGTGCAGGCAGCAGCCTTGACTCGAATAGAGTTTATTATTTTGTTGGAATCGATGCGGTACGTTTTAAAAAACCGGTGATAGCAGGAGATCAGCTGGTTCTAAAAGTGAGTATCAGCCGGCAGATCAGAGGGATATGGAAGTATGCTGCTATCGCCGAAGTCGACGGTCAAATTGTGACTGAAGCACAGTTGATGTGTACGGCGCGTACTCTCTAA
- a CDS encoding OmpH family outer membrane protein → MRLVLNRWLSRKIVSMLILAMALPLLLQAVSIRATEIRIGVVNTEKILRESILAIKAQKKIEQEFKLRDSRIKELSSQIKRLQQQLEQQSDNQVAGSPDRRAKERELASLSRQHQREQQQMREDLSLRQNEEYGRILDQINQTIDKLASDQGYDLILQLQDSVYRSVRIDITDQIMSLLDGQGKMTKQPKYPKNEEREQQ, encoded by the coding sequence ATGAGGCTTGTGTTGAATAGGTGGCTATCGAGAAAGATTGTCAGTATGCTGATTCTTGCTATGGCGTTGCCACTTCTACTGCAAGCTGTGAGTATTCGTGCCACGGAGATCAGGATTGGCGTCGTCAATACTGAAAAAATTCTTAGGGAGTCCATACTTGCCATCAAGGCCCAAAAAAAAATTGAGCAGGAATTTAAGTTACGCGATAGCCGGATCAAGGAACTTTCCTCGCAGATTAAGCGACTTCAGCAACAGCTGGAGCAACAGTCGGATAACCAGGTAGCAGGTTCACCTGATCGACGCGCGAAAGAGCGCGAGCTTGCTAGTCTCAGTCGACAACATCAGCGTGAGCAGCAACAAATGCGGGAAGACTTGAGTCTGCGCCAGAACGAGGAGTATGGTCGGATTCTGGATCAGATAAATCAGACAATTGATAAACTAGCTTCAGACCAAGGTTATGATCTGATTCTTCAATTGCAGGATTCGGTGTACCGCAGTGTACGTATTGATATTACTGATCAGATAATGTCCCTATTAGATGGACAGGGAAAAATGACTAAGCAGCCGAAATACCCAAAAAATGAAGAAAGGGAACAACAATGA
- a CDS encoding peptidylprolyl isomerase, translating to MRIEKNTVVSINYKMLDRDGRIMEETEAPISYLHGGYDGIFPAVELALHEKEVGHSFSILMEPEDAFGEYDAGLMQIEPKSAFPEGVKIGMQFEGGEEGSDDLIIYTVTDVTEDIVVVDGNHPFAGMALQFECTVVDVRSATPEELTHGHVHGPHGHHH from the coding sequence GTGAGAATAGAAAAAAATACGGTTGTATCAATTAATTACAAAATGCTTGATCGGGATGGTCGGATTATGGAAGAAACTGAGGCTCCCATTAGTTATCTGCACGGAGGTTATGACGGGATATTTCCAGCGGTTGAATTGGCGCTCCACGAAAAGGAAGTTGGGCACAGTTTTTCCATTTTAATGGAACCTGAAGATGCTTTTGGTGAATATGATGCTGGACTGATGCAAATTGAGCCCAAATCTGCTTTTCCAGAAGGTGTAAAAATTGGTATGCAATTTGAAGGTGGTGAAGAAGGATCGGATGATTTGATAATCTATACGGTGACAGACGTCACTGAAGATATCGTTGTGGTAGATGGTAATCATCCTTTCGCTGGTATGGCATTGCAGTTTGAATGTACCGTGGTCGATGTCCGTTCTGCAACCCCAGAAGAATTGACGCATGGTCATGTACATGGGCCACACGGACACCATCATTGA
- the rseP gene encoding RIP metalloprotease RseP, with the protein MTLLSTLLAFVIALGLLITFHEFGHYLVARWSGVKVLRFSIGFGRPLYKKVMGQDQTEWVVAAIPLGGYVKMLDEREGSVSAHELTRAFNRQPVLKRFAIVAAGPLANFLLAIVLYWLLFVAGVTGIKPVLGDIEPMTLAASAGLHAGETIVKVDNQVVATWQDVRLALLDRAVDRDATVELEVMAEDNIIHKRMLDFSTFHPDELNADFLTKIGLSIYKPVLNSVIGQVIAGSAADKAGLQAEDEILAIDGKEILYWDEVVSEVRTHPERELEIEILRDKSVIKLVLVPEKTRENQSEIGKAGIAPKIEHAVLEDLLVTTSYSPFVALVKAVLKTWDMTYFTLRMLGKMVTGDVSLKNVSGPITIADYAGQSAQMGMVAYLGFLALVSISLGVLNLLPIPVLDGGHLMYYIIEMIRGAPLSERVMEIGHQIGMGLLITLMLFALHNDLLRLISG; encoded by the coding sequence ATGACACTCCTATCTACTCTGCTGGCCTTTGTAATTGCATTGGGTTTATTGATTACTTTTCACGAATTTGGTCATTATCTGGTGGCGCGCTGGAGTGGCGTCAAAGTACTGCGTTTTTCCATTGGTTTCGGTCGTCCTTTGTATAAAAAAGTGATGGGGCAGGATCAAACTGAGTGGGTTGTGGCGGCTATTCCATTAGGTGGTTACGTGAAAATGCTGGATGAGCGCGAAGGATCAGTTTCGGCACATGAACTGACGCGCGCATTTAATCGTCAGCCAGTTTTAAAACGCTTTGCCATCGTTGCGGCAGGCCCGTTAGCCAATTTTCTATTGGCAATCGTGCTTTATTGGCTACTTTTTGTAGCCGGTGTAACGGGTATAAAACCGGTGTTAGGTGATATCGAACCTATGACACTGGCTGCCTCGGCCGGGCTCCATGCTGGTGAGACTATTGTCAAGGTTGATAACCAAGTCGTTGCGACCTGGCAGGATGTTCGTCTGGCTTTGCTGGATCGTGCTGTCGATCGTGATGCGACAGTTGAACTGGAAGTCATGGCAGAAGATAACATCATACATAAACGAATGCTCGATTTCAGTACGTTTCATCCTGATGAGTTAAATGCAGATTTTCTAACTAAGATTGGATTGAGCATTTATAAACCCGTATTAAATTCTGTAATTGGTCAGGTAATTGCTGGCAGCGCAGCAGATAAAGCAGGATTACAGGCGGAGGATGAGATACTTGCGATTGATGGTAAAGAAATTCTCTACTGGGATGAGGTAGTAAGTGAAGTACGTACCCACCCTGAGCGAGAACTTGAAATTGAAATCCTGCGTGATAAATCTGTCATCAAGTTAGTATTAGTTCCCGAAAAAACTCGCGAAAATCAATCTGAGATAGGCAAGGCAGGCATTGCCCCGAAGATTGAGCATGCCGTGCTGGAAGATTTGCTGGTTACAACCAGCTATTCACCTTTTGTCGCGTTGGTTAAAGCGGTTCTCAAAACGTGGGATATGACCTATTTTACCTTACGGATGCTCGGCAAGATGGTGACAGGGGACGTATCTTTAAAAAATGTAAGTGGTCCGATTACTATTGCGGACTATGCTGGCCAATCTGCTCAGATGGGAATGGTGGCTTATCTTGGTTTTCTGGCGCTGGTCAGTATCAGCCTGGGGGTATTGAATTTGCTGCCGATTCCCGTGCTGGATGGAGGGCATTTGATGTATTACATCATTGAGATGATTCGTGGCGCCCCTCTTTCTGAAAGAGTGATGGAGATTGGACATCAGATTGGAATGGGATTGTTGATAACGTTGATGTTGTTTGCATTGCACAATGATCTGTTACGCCTGATTTCAGGATAG
- the bamA gene encoding outer membrane protein assembly factor BamA, with protein MSFQNCLLVLALCCASVCAAEEAFVIQDIRVEGIQRTEAGTVFSYLPVKVGDVLDKARASAAIKALYATGFFRDVKLKAEGSLLIVQVEERPAIAQITINGAKEFDKDKLKEGLKQAGLSESRIFNRSLLEKAEQELKRQYISRGKYAVKITTTTTPMERNRIGINFDIKEGRTARIKQINIIGNQVYKEKRLLKLFSLQTPGLLTWFTKEDQYSKQKLSADIEALRSYYLDHGYLEFNIDSTQVSITPDMRDIYITLNMTEGPQYTVSDIKLAGELIVPEEELRKLIKLEVGGVFVREKLTESIKLISDRLGDDGYAFANVNAAPELDKETRQTAFTFFIDPGRRVYVRRINISGNERTRDEVIRREFRQMEGGWHSTSQINTSKRRIDRLDFFTGVNVETPPVADVPDQVDINVSVVEKPTGAIMFGAGFSDREGIILNGSVAQNNIFGTGNFLSLQVNTGSVNKIISASFTNPYYTINGVSLGLEAFRRAINTRSLNSVGVFNTDTTGANIRFGIPVAENDAISLGFGFEQTKIKLRDDSPKRFVDFVDQFGKSSTSFPLTLSWARDRRDSAIWTTSGLTQRVFGEFSAPIADLRYYKVSFEQRWFYPLTKHFTLMLNGEAGIGDGYSGKPLPFFKNFFAGGFNSVRGYNINTLGPREDGRVIGGSKRIVGNIEVLFPVPFMLEDKKVRLSAFLDGGTIVNSFSGLNSKDFRYAAGLAVTWVSPMGPLKFSIAQPFNEQPGDNTQRFQFQLGQTF; from the coding sequence ATGAGCTTTCAAAACTGTCTATTGGTGTTGGCGTTGTGCTGCGCCAGCGTATGCGCAGCAGAAGAGGCATTTGTCATTCAGGATATTCGGGTGGAAGGCATACAACGTACTGAAGCCGGTACTGTATTCAGTTACTTGCCGGTCAAAGTGGGGGATGTGCTCGATAAGGCCAGGGCGAGCGCGGCGATCAAGGCTTTATACGCAACCGGATTTTTTAGGGATGTCAAGCTCAAGGCGGAAGGATCGCTATTGATTGTGCAGGTAGAGGAGCGGCCAGCAATTGCACAAATTACAATCAATGGTGCCAAGGAATTTGACAAGGATAAATTGAAAGAGGGGCTGAAGCAGGCAGGGTTATCCGAATCACGGATTTTTAATCGTTCCCTGCTGGAGAAGGCGGAACAGGAGCTAAAGCGCCAATATATCAGTCGTGGCAAGTATGCCGTAAAAATTACTACTACCACGACCCCAATGGAGCGCAATCGTATTGGTATCAATTTTGATATCAAGGAGGGTAGAACCGCTCGAATCAAGCAAATTAATATTATTGGCAATCAGGTCTATAAAGAAAAAAGATTATTAAAACTATTCAGTTTACAAACTCCTGGCCTATTGACTTGGTTTACTAAGGAAGACCAATATTCCAAACAGAAATTATCAGCGGATATCGAGGCCTTGCGTTCATATTATCTTGATCATGGTTATCTTGAGTTTAATATTGATTCCACTCAAGTTTCTATTACGCCGGATATGAGAGATATCTATATCACCCTCAATATGACAGAGGGGCCGCAGTATACGGTCTCTGACATCAAGCTTGCCGGTGAGTTAATTGTACCTGAGGAAGAATTGCGCAAACTGATCAAGCTTGAGGTCGGTGGCGTGTTTGTTCGTGAAAAATTAACCGAGTCTATCAAGCTGATCAGTGACAGACTGGGGGATGATGGTTATGCGTTTGCCAATGTCAATGCTGCGCCAGAACTTGATAAAGAAACACGCCAGACCGCGTTCACTTTTTTCATTGATCCGGGACGCCGGGTTTATGTCAGACGAATCAATATTAGTGGCAATGAACGTACCCGTGATGAAGTAATCCGGCGTGAATTTCGCCAAATGGAGGGAGGGTGGCATTCTACCAGCCAGATCAACACCTCCAAACGACGTATTGATCGACTTGATTTTTTTACTGGCGTCAATGTCGAGACGCCGCCCGTAGCGGACGTGCCGGATCAGGTAGATATTAATGTGAGTGTTGTTGAAAAACCAACCGGGGCAATTATGTTTGGTGCCGGCTTTTCTGATCGGGAAGGGATTATCCTGAATGGATCTGTTGCACAGAATAATATTTTTGGTACGGGTAATTTTCTTAGTTTGCAGGTCAATACCGGTAGTGTTAATAAGATAATTTCAGCCTCATTTACCAATCCTTATTACACCATCAATGGCGTGAGTTTAGGACTGGAAGCATTCAGACGAGCGATCAATACCCGTTCTCTCAATAGTGTTGGTGTTTTCAATACGGATACTACTGGAGCCAATATCCGTTTTGGGATTCCTGTCGCAGAAAATGATGCTATTTCACTTGGATTCGGGTTTGAGCAGACCAAGATCAAACTGCGCGATGATAGCCCGAAACGTTTTGTCGATTTTGTCGATCAATTTGGCAAGAGCTCTACCAGCTTTCCGTTGACGTTAAGTTGGGCACGTGACCGGCGGGATAGTGCGATCTGGACAACCTCCGGCTTAACGCAACGTGTATTTGGTGAATTCAGTGCACCCATTGCCGATCTCCGATACTACAAAGTCAGCTTCGAGCAACGCTGGTTTTATCCCCTGACAAAGCACTTCACGTTGATGCTTAATGGGGAGGCCGGTATTGGTGATGGTTATTCCGGCAAACCGCTCCCCTTTTTCAAGAATTTTTTTGCGGGTGGATTTAACTCTGTGCGCGGCTACAATATTAATACCCTGGGGCCACGAGAAGATGGTCGCGTGATAGGTGGCAGTAAACGGATTGTTGGTAATATTGAAGTGTTATTCCCTGTGCCATTTATGCTGGAAGATAAAAAGGTTCGGTTGAGTGCATTCCTTGATGGTGGAACAATTGTCAACTCTTTCTCCGGACTTAATTCAAAAGATTTTCGTTATGCTGCCGGCCTGGCTGTGACTTGGGTATCGCCAATGGGTCCTCTGAAATTCAGTATTGCACAGCCTTTTAATGAACAGCCGGGGGACAATACACAACGCTTCCAGTTTCAGTTAGGACAAACTTTCTAA
- the rnhB gene encoding ribonuclease HII has product MYLEKTIYGVDEAGRGPLAGAVYAACVVLDSDYVIAGLADSKKLTAQKRQTLTREIKQHAMAWSVASASVIEIDRLNILQASLLAMRRAIEKISLSENALVLIDGIHKPQLSHEVEVQTIIRGDERIAEISAASILAKTTRDAEMLRLHACYPMYGFDRHKGYPTKMHLAAIHRHGICSMHRRSFAPCARL; this is encoded by the coding sequence ATGTATTTGGAAAAAACAATTTATGGTGTGGACGAGGCTGGCAGGGGACCATTGGCTGGTGCGGTGTATGCGGCTTGTGTGGTGCTGGATTCTGATTATGTAATAGCAGGATTGGCTGATTCAAAGAAGCTGACTGCACAAAAACGTCAAACCCTAACCAGGGAAATTAAGCAACATGCTATGGCCTGGTCAGTCGCCAGTGCTTCAGTAATAGAAATTGATCGGCTGAATATTCTGCAAGCCAGTTTGCTCGCTATGAGACGAGCCATCGAAAAGATTTCTCTATCTGAAAATGCCTTAGTATTGATTGATGGAATACATAAACCTCAATTGAGCCATGAAGTGGAAGTGCAAACTATCATTAGAGGTGATGAGAGGATAGCGGAAATCTCTGCTGCATCCATTCTGGCTAAAACGACACGGGATGCAGAAATGCTGCGTTTGCATGCATGTTACCCGATGTATGGTTTTGATCGCCATAAAGGCTACCCTACCAAAATGCATTTGGCGGCAATCCACCGGCATGGTATTTGTAGTATGCATCGACGCAGCTTTGCGCCTTGCGCCAGATTGTAG